Sequence from the [Clostridium] scindens genome:
TAATGGCAACAAGAAGCCGAGCGGCGGCGGTGGCGGCGGAAACAATCCTTCCTATGCCGGACAGGGAAATACCGCGGTAGCCCAGAAGATCGTGCAGGCGGCGTACAGCCAGCTTGGCGTGCCATATGTATGGGGCGGGGACAAGCCTTATGTAGGACTAGATTGTTCCGGACTTGTGCAGTACTGCCATGCGGTTGCGGGAATCTCACTGCCGCATTATTCCGAGTCCCAGTATGCCGGAGGAAGAAAAGTGTCCAGTCCGGAACCAGGAGATATCTGCTGGAAGCCAGGCCATGTGGGCATCTATATCGGCGGCGGTATGATGATCGAAGCGAAGCAGACGGGCACCAATATCATGATCAGCCCGGTGAGGGCGCAAGGCTATGCAAGATACTGGTAAGGAAGTATCTGGAAATTGTTGAATTATATTGAAAATAACTGAAAAATGTAGTATTCTGACCTTAAGATATGCAGGGGAGCATATGATCCAATCGGTTGTATTAGGAACTGATAAGATGAATAATTGATAAGGATGGGTGAGAATATGAAGAAAAGATTTGTACAGACACTCATCACAGTTTTTGTGATGAGTTCTTTAATTGTAACGCCTGTTTTGGCTACGCCGCAGGAAGATGCCCAGTCTCTGGAGACGCAGAAGGAAGAACTGGAGGGGCAGGCTGCAGATGTAAACAGCCAGCTGGTGGGCCTTCTGGTAAGTTATGATGCCCTGCAAAAAGATATGGCTGACCAGGAGCAGAAGATTACCCAGGCGCAGTCGGATCTGGAAGAGGCCCAGGCGAAGGAACAGGAACAGTATGAGGATATGAAGCTTCGCATAAAATACATCTATGAGCAAGGCGACACATCCGCTTTTGAAGCGCTGGTGACCGCCAAGTCCTATGCGGAACTGGTGAACAAGACGGAATACGTCCAGAACGTACATAGTTATGACAGAAAGAAATTAAAAGAATATGTGGAAACTAAGGAGAAGGTAGAAGCGCTTAAGACGGAACTGGAAGCAGGACAGGCGGATATGGAAGTGATGGCCGCGGACTTAGGCCAGCAGCAGACGAATCTTGAAAATACTCTGGCAGATATGAGAAGTCGTATTGCTGACTTCGATTCCCAGCTTGCAGACGCAAAGGCTCAGGCGGCGGCCCAGCTTGATCAGCTGACGGAAGCCACGCAGAATGTAGTTGCTTCGGCGCAGACCGGGAATGGCGGGGGAGGAAAGCCTTCATCCCCAGCAGGAAATTCTACGCAAAAGCCGAATAATAATACCAGCAATAATGTGGCTAACAATGGAAACTCCGGAAATCATTCTAACTCTCAGGGTGGGGGCTCTTCAAACAACAGCGTTCCGCCGGCTTCAAAACCGAGCAATGCTTCTCTGGGCCAGCAGATCGCGAACCGGGGATGCGAATATGTGGGAAATCCTTATGAATATGGAGGGACGAGCCTGACTAACGGAATTGACTGCTCTGCTTTCGTGCAGGCCATTCATCGGCAGTTCGGCATATCTACGCCAAGAGACTCATGGGGGCAGTTAAGCGCCGGAAAGGCAGTGGCTTATTCGGACATCATGCCCGGCGATGTAGTCGTCTACAGCGATCATGTGGCAATCTACATCGGAGGCGGCAAGATCGTGCATGCTTCTAACAGCAAGCCATACCCCGCGGGAGGCATTAAGATCAGTTCTCCGTGGAACTACAGGACGGTTCTGGGAGTGCGCAGATACTGGTAATATCGGACATGGATTATGAATATGGATTGTATAAAAAGCCTTGCATTTGCGGGCTTTTTGTGCTATTATACTATGGTCGCAAAAAATCACGCATTTGTTTGTCCGAGATGGTGCCAAAGCTTGGCGACAAGCCGGTTTCAAGGATTTACACATATGCGGAAGCAAAAAACCAAATGGAGGAAAGAAACATGAGCGTTATTTCAATGAAGCAACTTTTAGAAGCAGGTGTTCACTTTGGACATCAGACAAGAAGATGGAACCCTAAGATGGCTCCATACATCTACACAGAGAGAAACGGCATCTACATCATCGACCTGCAGAAGTCTGTAGGAAAGGTAGACGAGGCATATCAGGCAGTATCTGATATCGCTGCAGATGGCGGAACAATCCTGTTTGTTGGAACAAAGAAGCAGGCACAGGATGCAATCAAGGTAGAATCTGAGCGTTGTGGAATGTATTATGTAAATGAGAGATGGCTTGGAGGAATGCTTACAAACTTCAAGACGATCAAGAGCAGAATCGCACGTCTGAAAGAGATCGAAAGAATGTCTGAAGACGGAACATTCGACGTACTGCCAAAGAAAGAAGTTATCCAGTTAAAGAAAGAATGGGAGAAGCTTGAGAAGAACTTAGGCGGCATCAAGGAAATGAAGAAACTTCCGGATGCAATCTTCGTAGTTGATCCTAAGAAAGAAAGAATCTGCGTACAGGAGGCACACACCCTTGGAATCCCGCTTATCGGAATTGCAGACACGAACTGCGATCCAGAAGAGCTTGACTATGTAATTCCAGGAAATGATGATGCGATCCGTGCTGTTAAGTTAATCGTATCTAAGATGGCAGACGCTGTTATCGAGGCAAACCAGGGAATGACAGGCGATGAAGTATATGAAGAGGCTGCTGAGGAAGCATACGAGGAAGCAGTAGAAGAATAAGCGATTCATTTCAATACTAATATATGGAGGAAATTAAAATGGCAGTTACAGCTAGTATGGTAAAAGAATTAAGAGAAATGACAGGCGCAGGAATGATGGACTGTAAAAAAGCTCTTAACGAGACAAACGGCGATATGGACGCAGCCGTAGAGTTCTTAAGAAAGAACGGACAGGCTAAGGCTGAGAAGAAGGCTGGAAGAATTGCGGCTGAAGGTATCGTTATGGCTGAAGTAAAAGATGATAAAGTAGCAGCGATCGTTGAAGTTAACTCTGAGACAGACTTCGTTGCAAAGAATGCGGAGTTCCAGGGATTTGTAAAGGCTGTCGTAGAGCAGGCAATGGAGACGGAAGCAGCAGACATGGATGCATTCATGGCTGAGAACTGGAAGGAAGATGCATCCAAGACTGTAAAGGATGCCCTTACAGAGAAGATTTCCGTAATCGGAGAGAACTTAAGCATCCGCAGATTTGAGAAAGTCGTATCCGATGGATGCGTAGTTGCATACATCCACGGCGGCGGACGTATCGGCGTTCTTGTAGAGGCTGACACAGACGTAGTCAATGATGAGATCAAGACATGCTTGAAGAATGTAGCAATGCAGGTTGCGGCGATGTCTCCGAAGTATGTATCCCGTGAAGAAGTATCAGAGGAATACATGGAGCATGAAAAGGAGATTCTTCTTGCACAGGCAAAGAAGGAGAACGAGGAAAGCAATAAGCCAAAACCGGACAACATCATTGAGAAGATGATCGTTGGACGTCTGAATAAGGAACTGAAAGAGATCTGCCTGCTTGACCAGGTATATGTACAGGACGGAGACCTGACGGTTGCCAAGTATGTAGAAAAGGTTGCGAAAGAGACAGGCGC
This genomic interval carries:
- a CDS encoding C40 family peptidase, which encodes MKKRFVQTLITVFVMSSLIVTPVLATPQEDAQSLETQKEELEGQAADVNSQLVGLLVSYDALQKDMADQEQKITQAQSDLEEAQAKEQEQYEDMKLRIKYIYEQGDTSAFEALVTAKSYAELVNKTEYVQNVHSYDRKKLKEYVETKEKVEALKTELEAGQADMEVMAADLGQQQTNLENTLADMRSRIADFDSQLADAKAQAAAQLDQLTEATQNVVASAQTGNGGGGKPSSPAGNSTQKPNNNTSNNVANNGNSGNHSNSQGGGSSNNSVPPASKPSNASLGQQIANRGCEYVGNPYEYGGTSLTNGIDCSAFVQAIHRQFGISTPRDSWGQLSAGKAVAYSDIMPGDVVVYSDHVAIYIGGGKIVHASNSKPYPAGGIKISSPWNYRTVLGVRRYW
- the rpsB gene encoding 30S ribosomal protein S2; the encoded protein is MSVISMKQLLEAGVHFGHQTRRWNPKMAPYIYTERNGIYIIDLQKSVGKVDEAYQAVSDIAADGGTILFVGTKKQAQDAIKVESERCGMYYVNERWLGGMLTNFKTIKSRIARLKEIERMSEDGTFDVLPKKEVIQLKKEWEKLEKNLGGIKEMKKLPDAIFVVDPKKERICVQEAHTLGIPLIGIADTNCDPEELDYVIPGNDDAIRAVKLIVSKMADAVIEANQGMTGDEVYEEAAEEAYEEAVEE
- the tsf gene encoding translation elongation factor Ts translates to MAVTASMVKELREMTGAGMMDCKKALNETNGDMDAAVEFLRKNGQAKAEKKAGRIAAEGIVMAEVKDDKVAAIVEVNSETDFVAKNAEFQGFVKAVVEQAMETEAADMDAFMAENWKEDASKTVKDALTEKISVIGENLSIRRFEKVVSDGCVVAYIHGGGRIGVLVEADTDVVNDEIKTCLKNVAMQVAAMSPKYVSREEVSEEYMEHEKEILLAQAKKENEESNKPKPDNIIEKMIVGRLNKELKEICLLDQVYVQDGDLTVAKYVEKVAKETGANLSVKKFVRFETGEGLEKKNEDFAAEVAAQMGGN